Proteins encoded in a region of the Geobacillus genomosp. 3 genome:
- a CDS encoding YaaC family protein, with amino-acid sequence MFGNINRAFSLSVFRSADTAQHFLQQCYRQQQRDDAVQRSYTNCYPFLYYLEHGQNFYTVAQQAPLSIKPVLLFYGMVQLLKACLLTVDPDYPESTSVLAHGVSTRKRKKQGYEFLDDEVKIQKNGLFTHFSEKMFHVKQEAGEKFRMGTLLQRICELHETFFSLDGRKKPLSLPIVHTASPPVLAIPKTILDHYHMSLPRFIQYISGEGQGRKLVFLREEGEFLYFETESSLSFIGEGPFLFHLNGTYYIPTKKEKIFMLPEIHAHYLLLYNLSMISRYETEWWSELLHSYSSKAYIFILQFLSVSAEKVPLLLNEYLMQKFFSKTNA; translated from the coding sequence ATGTTCGGAAATATTAATCGGGCGTTCAGCCTTTCTGTCTTCCGCTCCGCGGATACGGCCCAACATTTTCTGCAGCAATGCTACAGGCAGCAGCAACGCGATGACGCAGTCCAACGAAGTTATACAAACTGTTATCCGTTTTTGTATTATTTGGAACACGGGCAAAACTTTTATACCGTCGCCCAGCAGGCGCCGTTGTCGATCAAGCCGGTTCTTTTATTTTATGGAATGGTGCAGCTTTTAAAAGCCTGCCTGCTTACCGTCGACCCCGACTACCCGGAGTCGACATCCGTTTTGGCTCACGGGGTGTCGACGAGAAAGCGAAAAAAACAAGGCTATGAATTTTTAGATGACGAAGTCAAAATTCAAAAAAACGGTTTGTTCACACATTTTTCTGAAAAAATGTTTCATGTGAAACAAGAAGCCGGGGAAAAATTTCGCATGGGCACACTGTTGCAACGGATTTGCGAGTTGCACGAAACATTTTTTTCCTTAGACGGACGGAAAAAGCCATTATCTTTACCAATTGTACATACCGCTTCCCCCCCGGTCTTGGCCATTCCAAAAACCATTTTAGATCATTATCATATGTCTTTGCCCCGCTTTATCCAATATATCAGTGGAGAAGGGCAAGGAAGAAAACTTGTCTTTTTGAGGGAAGAAGGGGAATTTCTTTATTTTGAGACCGAGTCATCTCTGTCTTTCATTGGAGAGGGCCCATTTTTATTTCACCTTAACGGAACATACTATATCCCGACCAAGAAAGAGAAAATTTTTATGCTCCCGGAGATTCATGCCCATTACTTGTTGCTGTACAACCTAAGCATGATTTCCCGCTACGAGACCGAATGGTGGAGTGAGCTTCTTCACTCCTACTCGAGCAAGGCGTACATTTTTATCCTCCAATTCCTTTCGGTATCGGCGGAGAAAGTTCCGTTATTGTTGAACGAGTATTTAATGCAAAAATTTTTTTCCAAAACGAATGCATAA
- a CDS encoding serine hydrolase: protein MKTRKRNWFFWLLSVCLCLTLWPFQQTVKAESAPLDIRADAAILVDAQTGRILYEKNIDTVLGIASMTKMMTEYLLLDAIKAKRVKWDQTYTPSDYVYRLSQDRALSNVPLRKDGQYTVRELYEAMAIYSANGATVAIAEIIAGSEKNFVNMMNEKAKQLGLKDYKFVNATGLSNGDLKGFHPEGTSPDEENVMSARAMATLAYRLLKDHPEVLETASIPRKMFRGGTEDEIKMDNWNWMLPGLVYGYEGVDGLKTGYTEFAGNCFTGTAKRNGVRLISVVMNAKDASGKTTKEARFEETEKLFNYGFNQYSLETLYPKGYQLKGKKTLPVVKGKEKEVRVATAKKLSLLVRNGEEKQYKPVYVLDKKKMTNEGKLTAPLKKGETVGYMTLEYNGDDSLAFLTPDMQKNIRVPLVTTVEVEKANWFVLSMRAIGGLFADLWTSTAKTVKGWL from the coding sequence GTGAAGACGAGGAAAAGAAACTGGTTTTTTTGGCTGCTGTCGGTTTGTCTTTGTTTGACGTTATGGCCGTTTCAACAGACGGTGAAGGCGGAGAGCGCGCCGCTTGACATTCGGGCGGATGCCGCCATTTTAGTGGATGCGCAAACGGGGAGAATTTTGTATGAAAAAAATATCGATACTGTACTCGGCATCGCCAGTATGACCAAAATGATGACTGAATACTTGCTCCTTGACGCCATTAAAGCGAAGCGCGTCAAATGGGACCAAACGTATACGCCAAGCGATTACGTGTATCGGTTGTCGCAAGACCGAGCGCTGTCTAATGTCCCGCTGCGCAAAGACGGACAATATACCGTTCGCGAGCTGTATGAGGCGATGGCCATTTATTCAGCGAACGGGGCAACGGTTGCGATTGCTGAAATCATCGCCGGTTCGGAGAAAAATTTTGTGAACATGATGAATGAAAAGGCGAAACAGCTCGGATTGAAAGATTATAAATTCGTGAATGCGACAGGATTAAGCAACGGGGATTTAAAAGGATTTCACCCGGAAGGGACAAGCCCGGATGAGGAAAATGTCATGTCTGCGCGGGCCATGGCCACCCTTGCCTACCGCCTGCTGAAAGACCATCCAGAGGTGTTGGAAACGGCGAGTATTCCGCGTAAAATGTTCCGGGGAGGAACAGAAGACGAAATAAAAATGGACAACTGGAACTGGATGCTCCCAGGGCTTGTGTACGGATATGAAGGGGTAGACGGATTAAAAACCGGTTATACGGAATTTGCCGGCAACTGCTTTACCGGAACGGCGAAACGGAACGGCGTCCGTCTCATTTCTGTTGTTATGAACGCGAAAGATGCGAGCGGAAAAACGACAAAAGAGGCACGATTCGAGGAGACAGAAAAACTATTTAACTATGGATTTAATCAATACTCGCTCGAAACGCTTTATCCGAAGGGATATCAGCTGAAAGGAAAGAAGACACTTCCAGTCGTGAAAGGGAAAGAAAAAGAAGTTCGCGTCGCGACAGCAAAAAAACTATCGCTGTTAGTGAGAAATGGCGAGGAAAAGCAGTATAAGCCGGTATATGTATTGGATAAGAAAAAGATGACAAATGAAGGAAAGTTGACCGCCCCGTTGAAAAAGGGAGAGACGGTCGGGTACATGACACTCGAATACAACGGGGATGACTCCCTTGCCTTTTTAACCCCGGATATGCAAAAAAATATCCGTGTGCCGCTTGTTACGACCGTCGAGGTAGAAAAAGCAAACTGGTTTGTGCTCTCCATGCGTGCGATCGGCGGGCTGTTTGCTGACTTATGGACAAGCACTGCGAAAACGGTGAAAGGCTGGCTGTAA
- the guaB gene encoding IMP dehydrogenase: protein MWEAKFAKEGLTFDDVLLIPAKSDVLPRDVDVTTKLSDTLQLNIPIISAGMDTVTEAEMAISMARQGGFGVIHKNMSIEQQAEQVDKVKRSERGVITDPFFLTPDHQVYDAEHLMSKYRISGVPIVNNAEEQKLVGIITNRDLRFIQDYSIKISEVMTKENLITAPVGTTLEEAEKILQKHKVEKLPLVDENGVLKGLITIKDIEKVIEFPNSAKDAKGRLVVGAAVGVTADTMLRVKKLVEAGVDVIVVDTAHGHSKGVLETVANIRRQYPDLNIIAGNVATAEATRDLIEAGANIIKVGIGPGSICTTRVVAGVGVPQITAIYDCATEARKHGVPIIADGGIKYSGDIVKAIAAGAHAVMLGSLLAGVSESPGETEIYQGRRFKVYRGMGSVASMERGSKDRYFQEEGKKFVPEGIEGRVPYKGPLADTIYQLVGGLRAGMGYCGTRNLDELREKTQFIRMTGAGLRESHPHDVQITKEAPNYSAF, encoded by the coding sequence ATGTGGGAAGCGAAATTCGCGAAGGAAGGATTGACGTTTGACGATGTTCTTCTCATTCCGGCAAAATCTGATGTGCTGCCGCGCGATGTTGATGTCACGACGAAGCTAAGCGATACACTGCAGTTGAACATCCCGATTATTAGCGCTGGCATGGATACGGTCACTGAGGCGGAAATGGCGATTTCGATGGCTCGGCAAGGTGGTTTTGGTGTTATTCACAAAAATATGTCGATTGAGCAGCAGGCAGAGCAAGTTGACAAGGTGAAACGTTCGGAACGCGGTGTTATCACCGATCCGTTCTTTTTAACACCCGATCACCAAGTGTATGATGCAGAACACCTAATGAGCAAATATCGCATCTCAGGTGTGCCGATCGTCAACAATGCCGAGGAACAAAAGCTTGTCGGCATTATTACGAACCGCGATTTGCGTTTTATTCAAGATTACTCGATTAAAATTTCCGAGGTAATGACGAAGGAGAACTTGATTACAGCCCCGGTAGGAACCACGTTGGAAGAAGCGGAAAAAATTTTGCAAAAGCACAAAGTGGAAAAATTGCCGCTTGTCGACGAAAATGGAGTGTTAAAAGGGCTCATTACGATTAAGGACATTGAAAAGGTGATTGAGTTTCCGAACTCGGCGAAGGACGCGAAGGGGCGGCTTGTCGTTGGGGCGGCTGTCGGGGTGACAGCGGACACGATGCTCCGTGTTAAAAAGCTTGTTGAAGCGGGGGTTGACGTCATTGTCGTCGACACGGCACATGGGCATTCAAAAGGTGTTCTCGAGACAGTGGCCAACATCCGTCGCCAGTACCCGGACTTGAACATCATTGCAGGCAATGTCGCGACAGCTGAGGCGACGCGCGACTTGATTGAGGCGGGTGCGAACATTATTAAGGTCGGGATCGGCCCGGGATCGATCTGCACGACGCGGGTTGTCGCCGGAGTCGGGGTGCCGCAAATTACGGCTATCTATGACTGTGCGACGGAGGCGCGCAAGCATGGTGTTCCGATTATCGCTGACGGTGGGATCAAGTACTCCGGCGACATCGTGAAGGCGATCGCGGCTGGAGCGCACGCCGTCATGCTTGGAAGCTTGCTCGCCGGCGTCTCGGAAAGCCCGGGTGAGACGGAAATTTATCAAGGACGTCGCTTTAAAGTGTACCGGGGCATGGGATCGGTCGCTTCAATGGAGCGCGGCAGCAAGGACCGCTATTTCCAAGAGGAAGGGAAAAAGTTTGTCCCGGAAGGCATCGAGGGACGCGTTCCATACAAAGGGCCGCTCGCCGATACGATTTATCAACTCGTCGGTGGACTGCGTGCCGGTATGGGTTACTGCGGGACGCGAAACTTGGACGAATTGCGGGAGAAAACGCAGTTTATCCGCATGACGGGTGCAGGACTCCGTGAAAGCCATCCGCACGACGTACAAATTACGAAAGAGGCGCCAAACTATTCCGCATTTTAA